One part of the Neodiprion virginianus isolate iyNeoVirg1 chromosome 3, iyNeoVirg1.1, whole genome shotgun sequence genome encodes these proteins:
- the LOC124299616 gene encoding fatty acid synthase-like — MPNKSGSNGCSKGLPFPKPGDEVVISGIAGRFPESHNVAHFRENLFNKVDLITDDDRRWKSENSDTPQRTGKVNDIDRFDAQFFGINFKEAHTMDPMARMLLEHTYEAIIDAGINPVELRGTRTGVFLGTCYSESEQDWMFTTLQVNGWSAVGCCKAMMASRISQWLGCTGPSYSMDTACSSSLFAMDHAYRAIRTGECEAAIVAGCNLCLHPYVSCQFFHLGVLSSDGRCKSFDNEANGYARSEAVSVIYLQKSKDAKRIYAHVVYTKTNCDGFKEEGITFPSNKMQRTLLEQFYDACGVPPSSLAFVEAHGTGTPVGDPVELDAIDKVFCPGRTTPLRIGTIKSNIGHTEPASGLCSVAKVVIAMESGYIPPNINYNRPREGIEALETGRIQVVTEPTPWEGGYVGINSFGFGGGNAHVLLKSNTKEKIRNGLPDDDMPRLVVVSGRTVEAVNTLLDDLESRPVDVEYVGLFHNIHAREIPGHPYRGYTIFPPRGVLRKNVRDVQYYSGGKLSTTLIFNGFGSQWIKIGQSLLQIPVFAKALQKCNIVLKSYGVDILDIFINEDLKTVNNITNSLVGNVAIQIGLVDVLSSLGIAPDYVIGYSDGMLGCAYADGCLTAEQAVLVAHFKENVLAKGGEWLESSANDVCNHEDLTLLPKPNSEVINDVVTENSSIDKQEKSRKNLTTKDSDELARNETYTSIINHSENTVAADPKLLAYLRQVIADPKPRSHKWIQKSERENSLDQLFSAEYCIKNLLNPVAFETASYLIPKNAITITMAPDNRLPMNGANITLTKDGIENYLEFLLVAIGKMYEVGLTPQLSKLYPDVQYPVSRGTTMISPLIRWDHTDDWYVLDYRNIEKLVAGERVVRIEDGDDEFDAMPGHVIDGRNLVPATCYLIIIWRTLARIQRQGYYESSVVFENVKFHRATAIPKKGNLELQFSIHKGSGRFEIVDGDTSVVTGFVRTVSNAAQECIRRELLPGKNEDLVLRSKDIYKELRLRGYQYTGLFRGLKEASLKGTKGLIAWDWNWITFIDNMLQTKILGIDTRGLFVPTGIRKLVIDTKLHVDQRRSMPDGEKVFPVEVYEGMDVIVAGGVEIRGLKARAISRRKPNGEPVLENYKFVAHRDKADTELQVVTSIATQIALENHSTLKIKTIEIFGEEGNLLSETLISPLIQNVLNNLPLLQADVNIIDPLEKIAIDTIPAGITISELKKLSTESDALLVVTHGLLCNKNITGLKEVQAVMKQTGFILAREPLDANIDSLRSDLSENFDVILEKSTSTELLLLLRSKQQLSPLTTVVRVNNDEFTWIESLQAALKEEKDKVVHNGNRVLLVSEGDYESGLIGLVNCLRREPGGEVVQGLLIQDSKAPKFSLENPLYAEQLELGLALNVLRPGRVWGSYRFLPLEPLAPEPVYHTRLSQGTPGDLSSVQWFEGMIQPKDQNKDIIQVHYSSINFRDIMLLTGKLAPEVITKKRLVQGHAYGFEFSGRDVNGRAVMGMIEAGAFTNLCFSEKYLTWPIPECWTLEDAATIPVVYGTAYLALTWTGKMKKGDKVLIHAGSGGVGQAAITLALHEGCEVFTTVGTPQKREFIKKQFPQIDDDHIGNSRDTSFEQLILRKTQGQGVDIVLNSLAEEKLQASVRCLATGGRFLEIGKFDLAADNPLGMEAFLKSISFHAILLDNLFIGFPEVKKLLWKMLAEGIQSGAVKPLVRTVFPMDQAEAAFRYMAGGKHIGKVIIKIRDQDAGCQCLMPFALPRYYCSEDGSYLILGGLGGFGLELADWLVLRGAKKLVLTSRKGVISGYQRLRINIWQSYGVKVIVTVGKDAWTREGCEAILREAASLGPVHAIFNLAVVLKDALFENQTEESFAESFKVKAWTTKQMDKLSRTLCPQLRQFVVFSSVSCGRGNVGQTNYGMANSIMERICENRVAEKLPGLAIQWGVIGDVGLVAEMQEDNKEIVIGGTLQQKILSCLQELDAFLNQDSPVVSSMVVAEKRSRGARTNIVETVVALMGLKDLKTISLQTPLSELGMDSMTAIEIKQTLEREFEVFLTAADIRSLNFAKLQEMSAKQTKESENEKELELNSDENLTGMKLLLRVLGTNYQLDRNVCVPLSTQAKNGRPEILIIPGIEGTHSIFQPLIGKLKSQTTCLQLGIASSKFSSIENLVDYLIPHVEARYEGCRDFAIAGYSFGSMVAIELARRLESKGFSGRLVLIDGSPDYMKALCSEHIIVDDDAQMQSLLLLKFMDAVDPSKSTELALELKKCSTWEEKLTVFTNNVPADRNLNFTVEDQQAMCSSFYNRIKAVLSYNFPVTSRLNTPITIIKPTIQAVRTISEDYGLGLITCKKVEICYAKGNHVSMLDDDICAAAIDGKFLEDIEICKSNGTLP; from the exons ATGCCTAACAAAAGTGGAAGCAACGGTTGCAGCAAGGGATTGCCGTTTCCAAAACCGGGTGACGAGGTAGTGATTTCTGGGATTGCCGGGAGATTCCCGGAGTCACATAACGTAGCGCATTTCCGAGAGAACCTTTTCAATAAGGTAGACCTTATTACCGATGACGATCGTCGTTGGAAATCGG aaaattcaGATACTCCTCAGAGAACTGGAAAGGTAAACGATATTGACAGGTTCGATGCACAATTTTTCGGTATAAACTTCAAGGAAGCTCACACGATGGATCCTATGGCTAGAATGTTGTTGGAACACACTTACGAAGCTATCATTGACGCTGGAATTAATCCAGTGGAACTTCGTGGAACTAGGACTGGCGTCTTTCTCGGCACTTGCTACAGCGAATCTGAACAAGATTGGATGTTCACAACATTGCAG GTGAACGGATGGAGTGCAGTCGGCTGCTGCAAGGCTATGATGGCTAGCCGAATCTCTCAATGGTTGGGATGTACAGGACCCAGCTACTCTATGGACACAGCATGTAGTTCCAGTTTGTTCGCAATGGATCATGCGTACAGGGCAATTAGGACCGGTGAATGTGAAGCAGCCATCGTTGCAGGGTGCAACCTATGTCTCCATCCATATGTGTCATGCCAATTCTTTCATCTCG GTGTACTCTCTTCCGACGGACGCTGCAAGTCATTTGACAATGAAGCGAATGGCTACGCCCGCAGCGAAGCTGTGTCTGTTATCTATCTCCAGAAATCGAAGGATGCAAAACGTATTTATGCGCATGTCGTGTACACCAAAACCAATTGTGATGGTTTCAAAGAAGAGGGCATCACGTTCCCGTCGAACAAGATGCAACGCACATTACTTGAACAATTTTATGACGCGTGCGGAGTTCCACCGTCGAGTTTGGCTTTCGTAGAAGCACACGGGACCGGAACCCCAGTTGGTGACCCTGTGGAACTCGATGCTATCGACAAAGTATTTTGCCCTGGTCGAACTACTCCACTACGAATTGGTACAATCAAGTCAAATATTGGACATACCGAACCAGCAAGTGGTCTTTGTTCTGTAGCCAAG GTTGTGATTGCGATGGAGAGTGGATACATTCCGccaaatataaattataatcgtCCACGTGAAGGAATCGAGGCTTTGGAAACTGGTCGCATTCAAGTTGTCACTGAACCAACGCCGTGGGAAGGCGGTTACGTTGGCATAAACTCTTTCGGCTTTGGGGGTGGTAACGCACACGTGCTTCTGAAGTCGAATACGAAAGAGAAGATCAGAAATGGCTTACCTGACGACGATATGCCCAGACTTGTTGTCGTATCCGGGCGAACAGTGGAAGCTGTGAATACtttgttggacgac CTCGAGAGTAGACCAGTAGATGTGGAATACGTCGGCCTCTTTCATAATATACACGCTAGAGAAATTCCCGGCCATCCATACCGTGGATACACGATATTTCCTCCCCGGGGCGTATTGCGGAAGAACGTGAGAGATGTGCAATATTATTCGGGTGGAAAACTGTCGACAACGCTGATTTTTAATGGATTTGGATCTCAGTGGATCAAAATCG GTCAAAGCCTGTTGCAAATCCCGGTGTTTGCGAAGGCTCTACAAAAGTGCAACATTGTTCTGAAATCTTACGGTGTGGACATTCttgatattttcatcaacGAAGATCTGAAAACCGTCAACAACATTACAAACTCGCTTGTTGGTAACGTTGCAATACAG ATTGGCTTAGTTGATGTATTGTCATCCTTAGGGATTGCACCGGATTACGTTATTGGGTATTCAGATGGAATGTTGGGCTGTGCGTACGCCGATGGTTGTTTGACTGCAGAACAGGCAGTTCTGGTGGCACACTTCAAAGAAAATGTACTCGCAAAAGGAGGAGAATGGCTCGAATCTTCAGCAAACGATGTTTGTAATCATGAAGATTTGACGCTTCTGCCGAAGCCGAATTCTGAAGTCATTAACGACGTTGTTACGGAGAATTCTTCAATTGACAAGCAAGAGAAATCTCGGAAAAATTTGACAACGAAG GATAGCGATGAACTTGCTAGGAATGAGACCTACACCAGCATCATCAATCACAGTGAAAATACCGTAGCAGCAGATCCGAAATTACTAGCTTACTTGCGACAAGTCATTGCGGATCCAAAACCGCGTAGCCATAAGTGGATACAAAAAAGCGAGCGTGAGAACAGTTTGGATCAGCTTTTTTCGGCTGAATATTGCATAAAGAATTTACTTAACCCAGTTGCATTCGAAACTGCATCGTACCTAATACCGAAAAATGCGATAACTATTACAATGGCACCTGATAATCGGCTACCAATGAACGGAGCCAATATTACTTTGACCAAAGATGGGATTGAAAACTACCTGGAATTCTTACTTGTCGCCATTGGAAAAATGTACGAAGTTGGTTTGACTCCACAGTTGAGCAAGTTATACCCCGACGTTCAATATCCAGTCAGCCGTGGGACTACGATGATTTCTCCGTTGATACGTTGGGACCATACCGATGACTGGTACGTCTTGGATTATCGTAACATTGAGAAACTTGTAGCTGGAGAGAGAGTCGTTCGTATAGAGGACGGTGACGATGAGTTTGACGCGATGCCAGGGCATGTAATTGATGGAAGAAACTTGGTACCTGCAACTTGTTACTTGATAATTATTTGGCGAACTTTGGCAAGGATACAACGCCAAGGATATTATGAATCTTCGGTGGTATTTGAAaacgtgaaatttcaccggGCTACTGCTATTCCAAAAAAAGGCAATCTTGAGCTTCAATTTTCGATTCACAAGG GCTCAGGTAGGTTTGAAATCGTCGATGGTGATACTTCTGTCGTGACGGGTTTCGTTCGTACCGTTTCAAACGCAGCTCAAGAATGCATCAGGCGCGAGTTGCTACCCGGAAAAAACGAAGATCTCGTCTTGAGAAGTAAAGATATCTACAAAGAGTTGCGTCTTCGGGGATATCAGTATACCGGATTGTTTCGTGGCTTGAAAGAGGCATCGCTCAAAGGAACCAAAGGTCTTATAGCATGGGACTGGAATTGGATAACCTTCATCGATAACATGCtacaaacaaaaattcttGGAATTGACACTCGAGGCTTATTCGTTCCCACGGGTATTCGGAAGCTGGTCATTGACACAAAGTTGCATGTTGATCAGCGACGATCAATGCCCGATGGCGAAAAAG TCTTCCCGGTAGAGGTTTACGAAGGTATGGACGTCATCGTCGCGGGAGGAGTAGAAATACGTGGCTTGAAGGCCAGAGCCATTTCCCGAAGAAAACCGAATGGAGAACCGGTTCTTGAGAATTACAAGTTTGTCGCGCATCGCGATAAAGCTGACACCGAACTACAAGTGGTGACCAGCATTGCTACGCAGATAGCGCTTGAGAATCATTCCactctaaaaataaaaaccataGAGATATTCGGCGAAGAGGGAAATTTGTTATCTGAAACTTTAATATCTCCTCTTATCCAGAACGTTTTGAATAACTTGCCATTATTACAAGCGGATGTAAATATCATTGACccacttgaaaaaattgcgattgATACAATACCCGCAGGTATTACAATCTCGgaactgaaaaaattgtctACCGAATCAGATGCCCTTCTAGTTGTTACCCATGGACTGCTTTGCAATAAGAATATCACAGGGTTGAAAGAGGTCCAAGCTGTTATGAAACAGACAGGTTTCATACTTGCCAGAGAGCCACTGGATGCGAATATTGATAGTCTTCGAAGTGACTTGAGTGAAAACTTTGATGTCATTCTTGAGAAATCTACGTCAACAGAATTACTACTTCTTCTACGTAGCAAACAACAACTGTCTCCACTGACTACCGTGGTAAGAGTCAACAACGATGAATTCACATGGATCGAGAGTCTGCAAGCTGCTTTGAAGGAGGAGAAAGATAAAGTTGTTCATAACGGAAATCGAGTACTTCTTGTAAGTGAAGGAGATTACGAAAGTGGACTCATAGGATTGGTTAACTGCCTGCGCAGAGAACCAGGTGGTGAAGTTGTACAAGGACTGTTGATTCAAGATTCAAAAGCTCCAAAGTTCTCTTTGGAAAACCCGTTATACGCCGAACAGTTGGAATTGGGTTTGGCGTTGAATGTTCTACGTCCCGGAAGAGTGTGGGGGTCCTATCGGTTTTTACCACTGGAACCGTTGGCTCCCGAACCAGTCTACCATACTAGACTGAGTCAGGGTACACCTGGTGATTTAAGCTCTGTTCAATGGTTCGAAGGTATGATTCAGCCCAAGGACCAGAACAAGGACATCATCCAAGTGCATTATTCCTCGATAAACTTCCGAGATATTATGCTACTCACTGGAAAACTAGCACCGGAGGTTATCACTAAAAAAAGACTGGTACAAGGTCACGCGTATGGGTTCGAATTCTCCGGAAGAGATGTAAATGGTCGCGCCGTTATGGGGATGATTGAGGCCGGAGCTTTTACGAATCTATGTTTTAGTGAGAAATATCTTACTTGGCCGATACCGGAGTGCTGGACTCTAGAAGATGCAGCTACGATTCCAGTTGTTTATGGAACAGCATACTTGGCGCTCACGTGGACcggtaaaatgaaaaaaggagACAAAGTTTTGATTCATGCTGGAAGCGGAGGCGTAGGGCAGGCAGCTATAACTTTAGCACTTCACGAAGGCTGTGAAGTTTTTACAACGGTTGGCACACCACAGAAACGagaattcattaaaaaacaattcccaCAAATCGATGACGATCATATCGGAAATTCTCGAGATACGAGTTTCGAGCAACTGATTCTTCGGAAAACGCAAGGACAAGGAGTGGACATCGTACTAAATTCTTTGGCAGAGGAAAAGTTGCAGGCATCGGTTCGTTGTTTAGCAACTGGTGGACGATTTCTGGAGATCGGGAAATTCGATCTCGCCGCTGACAATCCTCTGGGCATGGAAGCCTTTTTGAAGAGCATCAGTTTTCATGCAATCCTGttggataatttatttattggcTTTccggaagtgaaaaaattactatgGAAAATGCTGGCCGAAGGTATACAGAGTGGTGCTGTCAAACCACTCGTTCGGACTGTATTTCCAATGGACCAGGCTGAAGCTGCTTTCAGATACATGGCAGGCGGGAAGCACATTGGAAAg GTCATTATCAAAATTCGTGACCAAGATGCAGGATGTCAGTGTCTTATGCCTTTCGCATTACCCCGTTATTACTGTTCAGAGGATGGCAGTTATCTCATTCTTGGTGGCCTGGGCGGTTTTGGTCTTGAGCTGGCCGATTGGCTCGTACTTCGCGGAGCGAAAAAATTGGTTCTCACATCCCGTAAAGGAGTCATTTCAGGATATCAACGTTTGAGAATTAATATTTGGCAAAGTTACGGAGTGAAGGTCATCGTCACAGTAGGAAAAGATGCCTGGACGCGAGAGGGATGCGAGGCTATTCTAAGAGAAGCAGCGTCACTTGGACCAGTTCACGCAATTTTCAACTTGGCTGTTGTACTAAAGGATGCCCTCTTCGAAAACCAAACTGAGGAATCATTCGCAGAGTCTTTCAAGGTCAAGGCCTGGACGACGAAGCAGATGGATAAATTATCGAGAACGCTGTGCCCGCAACTCAGGCAATTCGTGGTATTTTCATCGGTATCTTGTGGCAGAGGTAATGTGGGACAAACTAACTACGGAATGGCCAATTCCATCATGGAAAGAATATGCGAAAATCGAGTAGCAGAAAAGTTGCCTGGCTTAGCCATACAATGGGGAGTCATAGGCGATGTCGGACTTGTTGCTGAAATGCAGGAAGATAACAAAGAAATTGTTATCGGTGGTACTCTGCAGCAAAAAATACTCTCTTGTCTGCAAGAACTCGATGCTTTTCTGAATCAAGACTCTCCAGTAGTGTCGAGTATGGTAGTTGCTGAGAAAAGGTCCCGTGGCGCCAGAACGAATATTGTCGAGACAGTCGTGGCTTTAATGG GACTCAAAGACCTCAAAACGATTAGTCTGCAAACACCGTTGTCAGAACTTGGAATGGATTCAATGACGGCAATTGAAATCAAACAGACGTTGGAACGTGAATTTGAAGTATTTCTGACAGCAGCGGACATTCGTAGTCTTAATTTTGCAAAGTTGCAAGAAATGTCAGCAAAACAGAcgaaagaaagtgaaaatgagaaagagCTGGAGCTTAATAGTGATGAAAACTTGACGGGCATGAAACTGCTTCTAAGAGTTCTGGGCACTAATTATCAATTGGACAGAAATGTTTGTGTCCCTTTATCGACACAGGCAAAGAATGGAAGACCAGAAATATTGATAATACCTGGAATCGAAGGAACACACTCTATATTCCAGCCTTTGATCGGTAAATTGAAATCACAAACAACATGTTTGCAGCTTGGGATAGCTTCTTCGAAGTTCAGTTCAATTGAGAACTTGGTTGACTATCTGATCCCA CATGTCGAAGCCAGGTACGAAGGATGTCGCGACTT